One segment of Candidatus Acidiferrales bacterium DNA contains the following:
- a CDS encoding anti-sigma factor, translating into MNCKNVVRELSNYLDDALDQNLKQSLEVHLEHCEDCHLLVDTTKKTIQIFCNSEPLPLSEDVRTRLHDALLKRLHRPKN; encoded by the coding sequence ATGAACTGTAAAAATGTAGTACGTGAACTTTCCAACTATTTGGATGACGCGCTCGACCAGAATCTAAAACAATCGCTTGAGGTCCATCTCGAGCACTGCGAGGATTGCCACCTGCTGGTTGACACAACCAAGAAAACGATCCAGATTTTCTGCAATTCTGAGCCGCTGCCACTTTCCGAGGATGTTCGCACGCGTCTGCACGACGCACTCTTGAAGCGCTTGCACCGCCCCAAAAATTAA
- a CDS encoding ATP-dependent 6-phosphofructokinase, with product MSSAQRIIGVCNGGGDAPGLNAVIRAVACTAIRGYNWRLIGITNGFNGLIWPEQSFDLTLDKIRGILPRGGTILGTTNRGNPFAFPTETDGVTLTSDFSARCMGNMSKMGIEAMIVIGGDGTLHIAHEFEKLGMKVVGVPKTIDNDIRATEVTFGFDTALHVATDAIDRLHTTAESHHRVMVVEVMGRQTGWIALHSGIAGGADAILIPEIPFTIETVCEAIRRREEAGRSFCIVVVAEGAILPERDAFGKPFPKSAAGQVGNAIGYAIREYLHREVRVTVLGHVQRGGSPSPFDRILASRFGVHAVDLVARGEFGRMVCLQAGKIRSVLLEEAIGALKIVDPDSDVIRTARGIGITFGDRP from the coding sequence TTGTCCTCCGCCCAGCGGATTATTGGGGTCTGCAATGGTGGCGGCGACGCGCCAGGATTGAATGCCGTCATCCGTGCGGTTGCGTGCACGGCCATCCGCGGCTATAACTGGCGCTTGATTGGCATTACAAACGGCTTCAATGGGCTGATTTGGCCGGAACAGTCCTTCGACCTGACCCTCGATAAGATCCGAGGCATTCTGCCGCGCGGCGGGACTATCCTAGGCACAACAAATCGTGGGAATCCCTTCGCTTTTCCCACCGAGACCGACGGCGTCACACTCACCTCGGATTTTTCCGCGCGTTGCATGGGAAATATGTCCAAAATGGGTATCGAGGCGATGATTGTCATCGGCGGTGACGGGACGCTGCACATTGCTCATGAATTTGAGAAACTCGGGATGAAAGTGGTGGGGGTCCCCAAGACGATTGACAATGATATCCGCGCCACGGAGGTCACGTTTGGTTTTGATACGGCGTTGCACGTTGCAACCGACGCGATCGATCGCCTGCACACGACTGCGGAAAGTCATCATCGGGTGATGGTGGTTGAAGTCATGGGACGCCAGACGGGTTGGATAGCTCTACACTCGGGAATTGCCGGAGGCGCCGACGCGATTCTGATTCCAGAGATACCATTTACAATCGAGACCGTATGCGAAGCGATTCGGCGCAGAGAAGAAGCAGGCCGGTCATTTTGCATTGTGGTAGTTGCGGAAGGCGCCATACTTCCTGAGCGCGATGCGTTCGGGAAGCCGTTTCCAAAATCGGCGGCAGGACAGGTTGGTAACGCAATCGGATATGCCATACGAGAATATCTTCATAGGGAGGTGCGTGTGACCGTGTTGGGGCACGTTCAACGCGGCGGCTCGCCGAGTCCTTTTGATCGCATTCTGGCCTCGCGGTTTGGCGTGCATGCAGTGGACTTGGTTGCGCGAGGCGAATTCGGACGGATGGTTTGTTTACAAGCGGGGAAAATCCGCTCCGTGCTGCTGGAAGAAGCTATTGGTGCGCTGAAAATCGTCGACCCTGATAGCGATGTGATTCGCACGGCTCGTGGTATCGGAATAACATTTGGAGACCGGCCCTGA
- a CDS encoding ornithine cyclodeaminase family protein produces the protein MPLLLTETDVRSLLTMSIALEAVETAFRRLADATAQVHPRRRLHLEGFSYLHYMAAADGAGGYEGLKIYTSSRDGLRFLIPLFRAKTGELLAFIEADFLGQMRTGAASGVATKYLAHEDSRTVGIIGTGLQARTQLEAVTTVRGAERILVFGRDPGRRERFAGEMTAKLGVRVEAAATAEAVVREAGILITSTTSSTPVVEGRWLQPGAHINAIGANFPQKRELDASAIDRANVIFVDSREQAEMEAGDLIQSFAGTPSHWETVKELSDLVAGRTTGRASREQITLFKSSGIAIEDVVTAGKVYELALKRGVGREVPFWRDEGARERTAS, from the coding sequence GTGCCCTTGCTCTTGACTGAAACGGATGTTCGATCGTTGCTGACGATGTCGATTGCGCTGGAGGCGGTCGAAACAGCGTTCCGAAGGCTGGCGGATGCTACCGCGCAAGTTCATCCGCGACGACGACTGCACTTGGAAGGATTCTCATATCTCCACTACATGGCCGCCGCGGACGGAGCGGGTGGGTATGAAGGCCTGAAAATCTATACGAGTTCGCGCGATGGGCTGCGATTTCTCATTCCCCTTTTCCGTGCGAAGACCGGTGAGCTACTGGCGTTTATCGAAGCAGACTTTCTTGGCCAGATGCGCACCGGCGCGGCGAGCGGAGTAGCAACGAAATACCTTGCGCACGAGGATTCCCGTACGGTTGGCATCATCGGCACCGGGCTGCAAGCACGAACACAACTCGAAGCGGTGACCACGGTGCGCGGAGCGGAACGAATCCTTGTGTTTGGACGCGATCCAGGCAGGCGCGAGCGATTTGCAGGCGAAATGACGGCCAAGCTCGGAGTGAGGGTGGAAGCAGCGGCAACCGCAGAAGCTGTTGTTCGTGAAGCTGGCATCTTGATCACGTCGACGACATCTTCCACTCCAGTCGTTGAAGGCCGGTGGCTCCAACCGGGGGCGCACATCAACGCCATCGGTGCGAACTTCCCGCAAAAGCGCGAGCTGGACGCATCCGCTATTGACCGCGCGAATGTGATTTTCGTAGACTCGCGCGAGCAGGCCGAGATGGAAGCTGGCGATTTGATCCAGTCGTTTGCAGGAACACCGAGCCACTGGGAAACTGTGAAAGAGCTATCCGATTTAGTTGCGGGACGAACGACGGGACGCGCATCGCGGGAACAAATCACGCTATTCAAGTCGAGCGGAATTGCGATTGAAGATGTCGTGACCGCCGGGAAAGTCTACGAGCTAGCGTTGAAGAGAGGGGTGGGGCGGGAAGTGCCGTTCTGGCGAGACGAGGGGGCGCGGGAGCGGACGGCTTCTTAA
- a CDS encoding PspC domain-containing protein — MICPKCQREIADYSSYCYYCGTRQARAAEVGAPPRRLHRSAIDSKVAGVCGGLGEYFDTDSTIVRLVWALVTIFTGIVPGLLVYLAAWLIMPLGPVFVQSGAPAPSPDASQTPRA; from the coding sequence ATGATTTGTCCTAAATGTCAGAGAGAAATCGCGGATTACTCAAGCTATTGCTATTACTGCGGCACGCGGCAGGCCCGCGCGGCAGAGGTTGGTGCGCCGCCGCGGCGGCTGCACCGTTCCGCTATCGATTCCAAAGTCGCAGGAGTGTGTGGCGGATTGGGCGAATATTTCGACACGGATTCGACGATTGTACGGCTCGTTTGGGCGCTCGTCACCATATTCACGGGAATCGTGCCGGGGTTGCTCGTGTATCTGGCCGCGTGGTTAATTATGCCGTTGGGGCCCGTGTTCGTTCAATCTGGCGCTCCTGCGCCGTCTCCCGACGCATCGCAGACACCCCGTGCCTAG
- a CDS encoding ribonuclease H-like domain-containing protein yields the protein MATAPKDKFASLKALRPANRPASASTAELSVQTVERCDSLAELLGATPQRNRFGEHLSIRRWYSDPSSMDPDLESLRLLSPAAPSEALDPQRWLFLDTETTGLSGGSGTYAFLVGIAWWDAAGLEVEQFFMRDHSEEHSVLFELRTRMRERPILVTFNGKSFDWPLLETRFRMTRSIPPHLPLAHIDLLHPARQLWRLRVGNARLSQLEEHVLGWRREGDVFSELIPQIYFDFLRTGAAAPLVPVIRHNQMDLRGLAALTRKAFSLLASPESEESDAFELYGVSRILNRRGHRARARQLYDRTLDAGLPPELETLARGQLARLAKLDRDYPAAMRLWEELRLRKNVGIVEKTEACIELAIHFEHRAHDPLRAAEIMRDALAQLSSPAKQSGAATVRCRKLRARVQHRLDRLARKCLQPRIDAALSAPSARQR from the coding sequence ATGGCCACTGCGCCCAAAGACAAATTCGCAAGTCTAAAGGCTCTCCGGCCGGCAAATCGTCCTGCGTCTGCGTCGACAGCCGAACTCTCTGTTCAAACAGTTGAACGATGCGATTCTCTCGCTGAGCTTCTCGGCGCGACGCCGCAGCGCAATCGCTTCGGCGAGCATCTTTCCATCCGTCGCTGGTATTCCGATCCGTCCTCAATGGACCCGGACTTGGAATCACTTCGTTTGCTCTCGCCAGCTGCTCCTTCCGAGGCTCTCGACCCTCAGCGCTGGTTGTTCCTCGATACGGAAACCACCGGCCTATCCGGAGGCTCGGGCACTTACGCATTCCTGGTCGGTATCGCCTGGTGGGACGCCGCCGGTCTCGAAGTCGAGCAATTTTTCATGCGCGACCACAGCGAAGAGCATTCGGTTCTCTTCGAACTTCGCACGCGCATGCGCGAGCGTCCGATTCTTGTGACTTTCAACGGCAAATCCTTCGACTGGCCTTTGCTCGAGACTCGCTTCCGCATGACGCGCTCCATACCGCCGCATCTTCCTCTCGCGCATATTGACCTCCTTCATCCTGCGCGCCAGCTTTGGCGCCTGCGCGTCGGCAATGCGCGGCTCTCGCAGCTCGAGGAGCATGTCCTGGGCTGGCGCCGCGAAGGAGATGTATTTTCGGAATTGATTCCGCAGATTTACTTCGATTTCTTGCGTACCGGCGCCGCAGCGCCGCTCGTCCCTGTGATCCGTCATAATCAGATGGACCTTCGCGGCCTTGCCGCGCTCACGCGAAAAGCATTCTCTCTGCTGGCTTCGCCGGAATCGGAAGAGTCGGACGCGTTTGAACTTTACGGTGTCTCTCGCATCCTCAACCGCCGCGGCCATCGCGCACGCGCGCGTCAGCTTTACGACCGCACTCTCGATGCCGGTTTGCCCCCGGAACTTGAGACTTTAGCGCGAGGACAGCTCGCGCGCTTGGCGAAGCTCGATCGCGACTATCCTGCTGCTATGCGACTGTGGGAGGAATTACGCCTTAGGAAAAATGTCGGCATCGTGGAAAAAACAGAAGCCTGCATTGAGTTGGCGATTCACTTTGAACACCGCGCCCACGACCCTCTTCGAGCCGCCGAAATCATGCGCGATGCTCTGGCCCAGCTCTCAAGTCCCGCAAAGCAGAGCGGTGCTGCCACCGTACGATGCCGCAAACTCCGCGCTCGCGTCCAGCACCGCCTCGACCGGCTCGCTCGTAAGTGCCTTCAGCCAAGAATCGACGCAGCGCTCTCAGCGCCTTCCGCCCGCCAGCGATGA
- a CDS encoding DEAD/DEAH box helicase — MAQSLAVRTRASLDVIHEALREIAARDRTGEVLTVVQRIPAREAQLAPMPSWVAPDLAAVYRAKGVEQLYTHQASAIERVHGGENMVVVTPTASGKTLCYNLPVLNAILESSDTRALYLFPTKALAQDQLAELHDLATRLNDRFGVFTYDGDTPGDARKAIRERGHIVLTNPDMLHTGILPHHTKWMRLFENLRYIVLDELHTYRGVFGSHLANVLRRLRRVARFYGSNPTFICCSATIANPGELASRLIEDRVEVVDENGAPSAEKVFVFYNPPVINRNLGIRRSYLNEATRVAKELLARNLQTIVFANSRLHTEVMLTYLRQAFPASPGHSEPIRGYRGGYLPGERRDIERGLRDGKIRGVVSTNALEFGIDIGSLDATVLAGYPGSIASTWQRAGRAGRRSGTSCAVMVASSSPLDQFIVQHPEYFFGRSPEHAYVQPDNLEILVNHLKCAAFELPLDPAERFGDVDLPALCDRLAEAGFLHKSGGNFHWTQEAYPADAVSLRSVTSDNFVIIDITGDERDESTGPEVIGEVDFASALTTVHPKAIYIHEGQQFHVERLDFAERKAYVKRVNVDYFTDAIRYTQVRVLEIAGSHSSAGSSERAHGDVLVRSQVVGFKKVKFFTNENVGAGKLELPENEMHTTAFWLTLHHELVASLPFSVSDRQGGMFGLLHALESVATLLLMCDRRDLGTAIGERPPNPGVETEWEHVPEAAVDPVETKEFFEPNLYLYDAYPGGIGFSGPLYRISSLLLHRTHELISACPCEKGCPSCVGPLGERHERAKEAALEILRRLDG, encoded by the coding sequence TTGGCACAATCGCTGGCAGTCCGTACCCGCGCCTCCCTCGACGTCATCCATGAGGCCCTACGCGAGATTGCGGCGCGCGACCGCACCGGGGAGGTCCTGACTGTCGTTCAGCGCATCCCTGCGCGCGAAGCTCAGCTTGCTCCAATGCCTTCGTGGGTTGCCCCAGACTTGGCTGCCGTTTATCGTGCCAAGGGCGTTGAGCAGCTTTACACGCATCAAGCCTCAGCCATCGAACGCGTCCACGGCGGGGAAAATATGGTCGTCGTTACGCCGACCGCCTCCGGCAAAACACTCTGTTACAACCTGCCTGTGCTCAACGCCATCCTTGAAAGCTCCGACACCCGCGCGCTCTACCTCTTTCCCACAAAAGCTCTTGCTCAAGACCAGCTCGCCGAATTGCACGATCTAGCAACGCGCCTCAATGATCGCTTCGGCGTATTCACTTATGACGGCGACACGCCCGGCGACGCTCGCAAAGCCATTCGCGAGCGGGGCCACATTGTTCTCACCAATCCCGACATGCTGCACACAGGAATCCTCCCACATCACACCAAGTGGATGCGCCTCTTTGAAAATCTTCGCTATATCGTCCTCGACGAACTCCACACCTATCGCGGCGTTTTTGGCAGCCATCTCGCCAATGTTCTTCGCCGCCTCCGCCGCGTCGCGCGATTCTACGGCTCCAATCCCACTTTCATCTGTTGCTCCGCCACAATCGCAAATCCCGGAGAATTGGCTTCTCGCCTCATCGAGGATCGCGTCGAAGTCGTGGACGAGAATGGCGCGCCCTCCGCCGAGAAAGTATTCGTCTTCTATAATCCGCCTGTCATCAATCGTAATCTTGGCATCCGCCGCAGCTATCTGAACGAAGCCACGCGCGTCGCCAAGGAATTGCTGGCCCGCAATCTTCAGACCATTGTTTTCGCTAATAGCCGCCTGCACACGGAAGTCATGCTCACGTATCTCCGCCAGGCTTTTCCTGCCTCGCCCGGCCATTCGGAACCGATTCGCGGCTATCGCGGTGGGTATTTGCCCGGCGAACGCCGCGACATCGAACGCGGTCTCCGCGACGGCAAAATTCGTGGCGTCGTCTCCACGAACGCACTCGAATTCGGCATCGACATCGGCTCGCTCGACGCTACGGTCCTCGCTGGCTATCCCGGTTCCATCGCTTCCACGTGGCAGCGTGCTGGCCGTGCTGGCCGCCGCAGCGGCACGTCATGCGCCGTGATGGTCGCTTCGTCCTCGCCGCTCGATCAATTCATCGTCCAGCATCCCGAGTATTTCTTCGGGCGTTCGCCTGAGCATGCTTACGTTCAGCCCGACAATCTGGAAATCCTCGTCAATCACTTGAAGTGCGCCGCCTTCGAATTGCCTCTCGATCCCGCAGAACGTTTCGGCGACGTGGATCTGCCCGCGCTCTGCGACCGCCTCGCCGAGGCTGGATTTCTTCACAAGAGCGGCGGCAACTTTCACTGGACTCAGGAAGCGTATCCCGCCGACGCTGTCAGCCTGCGTTCTGTCACTTCCGACAATTTCGTGATTATCGATATCACCGGCGACGAGCGCGATGAATCCACTGGGCCCGAAGTGATTGGCGAAGTCGATTTTGCGAGCGCTCTGACGACCGTGCATCCCAAGGCCATCTATATCCACGAAGGCCAGCAATTTCATGTCGAGCGCCTCGACTTCGCCGAACGCAAAGCCTACGTCAAGCGCGTCAATGTTGACTACTTCACTGACGCCATTCGCTACACGCAGGTTCGCGTCCTCGAAATCGCTGGCTCGCACTCATCCGCTGGCTCATCTGAGCGCGCACATGGTGACGTTCTCGTTCGCTCACAAGTTGTCGGCTTCAAGAAAGTCAAATTCTTCACCAACGAAAATGTCGGCGCCGGAAAACTCGAATTGCCCGAAAACGAAATGCACACGACTGCATTTTGGCTCACCCTTCATCACGAGCTCGTCGCCTCGCTTCCCTTCTCCGTTTCCGACCGCCAGGGCGGCATGTTCGGCTTGCTCCATGCTCTCGAATCGGTCGCCACTCTGCTCCTGATGTGCGACCGGCGCGATCTTGGCACCGCCATCGGTGAGCGTCCGCCAAATCCCGGAGTCGAAACCGAATGGGAGCACGTCCCCGAAGCGGCCGTGGATCCCGTGGAGACCAAGGAATTTTTCGAGCCCAATCTTTATCTTTACGACGCTTATCCCGGTGGCATCGGCTTCAGCGGGCCGCTTTATCGCATTTCGAGCCTTCTGCTCCATCGCACGCATGAACTTATATCCGCGTGCCCTTGCGAGAAGGGCTGCCCGTCGTGTGTCGGCCCGCTTGGCGAGCGTCACGAACGCGCAAAAGAAGCGGCACTCGAAATTCTTCGCCGCTTGGACGGTTAA
- the crcB gene encoding fluoride efflux transporter CrcB, which translates to MRILLLAGFGIAGTLARYGLEGLIQERTGSGFPFGTLCVNLSGCFLLGLVGKFALNHVSISPDWRIGITVGFFGAFTTFSTFGWESVRLLEDGEWTRALLYILASVLVGLVFMLAGMRLGDAL; encoded by the coding sequence GTGCGGATCTTGTTGCTGGCAGGGTTTGGAATCGCGGGGACGCTGGCGCGCTACGGTTTGGAGGGCTTGATCCAGGAGCGAACAGGATCCGGCTTTCCTTTTGGGACGCTGTGCGTGAATCTTTCGGGATGTTTCTTGTTGGGCCTTGTGGGGAAGTTTGCGTTAAACCACGTCTCGATTTCACCAGACTGGCGCATCGGAATCACGGTCGGATTCTTTGGGGCTTTCACGACGTTTTCGACGTTCGGCTGGGAAAGCGTCCGCCTGCTTGAAGATGGAGAATGGACAAGAGCGCTGCTTTACATCTTGGCAAGCGTGCTTGTGGGATTGGTGTTCATGCTCGCAGGAATGCGGCTTGGCGATGCGCTATAG
- a CDS encoding DUF190 domain-containing protein, translating into MTHEKFEGERTLMRIHIGESDHWHGKPLYQAIVEMLRREKFSGVTVLRGVGGYGSSSVYHTDKILRLSQDLPMVIEIVEYTERIEQILPQLDEMVEGGLITLEKVRVILYRSAKH; encoded by the coding sequence ATGACACACGAAAAGTTCGAAGGCGAACGCACATTGATGCGGATTCACATCGGGGAATCGGACCACTGGCATGGGAAACCTCTCTATCAAGCGATTGTCGAAATGCTGAGGCGAGAAAAGTTTTCCGGCGTGACAGTGCTGCGGGGAGTCGGCGGCTATGGAAGTTCAAGCGTGTACCACACTGACAAGATCTTGAGGCTCTCGCAGGACTTGCCGATGGTTATCGAAATCGTGGAATACACGGAACGCATCGAACAGATTCTGCCCCAACTCGACGAAATGGTTGAGGGCGGCCTGATCACGCTTGAAAAGGTGCGCGTGATCCTCTACCGAAGCGCCAAGCATTAG
- a CDS encoding dehydrogenase E1 component subunit alpha/beta: protein MALQTKTRTAKFDAAKYHGLDRDALIRLYRTMFLSRRLDDREIQLKRQNKIYFQISGAGHEAATAAAGLVLKPGYDWFYLYYRDRALCLMLGVTAYEMLLEGVGAKDDPASGGRQMPSHWGHQAHNIVSRSSPTGTQWLQAVGAAEASLYYDQFPKSLKQAEAAPLGNAVRHYRDEVVCVSGGEGATSEGEFWEAINTACLRKLPVIFLVENNGYAISVPSEVQHPGGSVSRLLSNHPNLHIEDYDGTDPLESYAAAQRAATHCRERRGPALLHAHVTRPYSHSLSDDEKLYKTAEEREMEAHRDPIPKFGLFLVREGVLDEQDLEALEAGVEKEILEATDRALAAEIPSADSIYDFVYSPDIDPKSEAFATKPANAGSALTMVEMVSATLMDEMGRDERIVVFGEDVADCSHEENLNKVKGKGGVFKATAGLQRKYGGERVFNSPLAEANIVGRAIGMSTRGMKPVVEIQFFDYIWPAMMQIRNELATTRWRSGGNFKSPAVIRVAIGGYLTGGAIYHSQSGEVMFTHQPGLRVVMPSTALDLCGLLRTSIRCDDPVMFLEHKHLYRQPYNREPYPGADFTIPFGKARMVREGKDVSIITYGAVVHRAEVAAAELARQGTDVEIIDLRTLSPYDWEAIARSVRKTNRVIVAYEDTLSWGYGAEIAARIADELFEELDAPVRRVAATDTFCAYQPKLEDKILPQTEDIVRAVRELIAF, encoded by the coding sequence ATGGCCCTGCAGACAAAGACAAGAACAGCAAAATTTGACGCCGCCAAGTATCACGGACTCGACCGCGATGCCTTGATTCGCTTGTACCGTACAATGTTTTTGTCACGGCGGCTCGATGACCGCGAGATTCAGCTCAAACGCCAGAACAAGATCTATTTTCAGATCAGCGGCGCGGGGCACGAAGCAGCTACGGCTGCCGCCGGACTCGTTCTTAAACCGGGCTACGACTGGTTCTATCTCTACTACCGCGACCGTGCGCTCTGCCTGATGCTAGGAGTGACGGCATACGAAATGCTGCTCGAAGGAGTAGGTGCGAAAGACGATCCGGCGTCGGGTGGGCGGCAGATGCCATCGCACTGGGGCCACCAAGCGCACAACATCGTTTCCAGGTCTTCTCCTACGGGGACGCAATGGTTACAAGCAGTTGGAGCGGCGGAAGCATCCCTTTATTACGACCAGTTTCCAAAATCGCTGAAACAGGCGGAGGCTGCGCCGCTCGGAAATGCGGTGCGCCATTATCGCGACGAAGTTGTTTGTGTTTCCGGCGGCGAAGGTGCGACGAGCGAAGGAGAATTTTGGGAGGCGATTAATACAGCGTGCCTTCGAAAGTTGCCCGTCATTTTCCTAGTAGAAAACAATGGCTACGCGATTTCGGTGCCTTCGGAAGTGCAGCATCCGGGAGGAAGCGTATCGCGGCTGCTGTCGAATCATCCGAATTTACACATTGAAGATTACGATGGCACGGACCCACTGGAAAGCTATGCCGCGGCACAGCGCGCGGCAACGCATTGTCGCGAGCGGCGCGGGCCGGCGCTGCTCCACGCTCACGTGACGCGCCCTTATTCGCATTCCTTATCTGACGACGAAAAACTCTACAAGACGGCGGAAGAGCGGGAGATGGAGGCGCATCGCGATCCGATACCGAAATTCGGTTTGTTTCTGGTGCGCGAAGGAGTTTTGGACGAGCAAGACCTGGAGGCGCTGGAAGCGGGTGTGGAGAAAGAAATTCTCGAGGCCACGGATCGCGCTCTTGCGGCAGAGATTCCGTCGGCGGATTCGATTTACGATTTCGTGTACTCGCCAGATATAGATCCCAAGAGCGAAGCCTTTGCGACAAAGCCGGCGAATGCTGGTTCGGCGTTGACGATGGTGGAGATGGTATCGGCGACGCTAATGGATGAGATGGGGCGCGATGAACGTATCGTTGTTTTCGGCGAAGATGTGGCCGATTGCAGCCATGAAGAAAACCTAAATAAGGTCAAGGGCAAAGGCGGAGTATTCAAAGCGACGGCTGGACTTCAGCGCAAATACGGCGGAGAGCGTGTCTTCAATTCGCCGCTCGCGGAAGCGAACATTGTTGGACGCGCTATCGGAATGTCCACGCGCGGAATGAAGCCTGTGGTGGAAATTCAGTTTTTTGACTACATCTGGCCTGCAATGATGCAAATTCGCAACGAGCTGGCGACGACAAGGTGGCGTTCGGGGGGGAATTTCAAATCGCCAGCGGTGATACGCGTGGCGATTGGTGGATATTTAACCGGCGGAGCGATCTATCACAGCCAATCCGGGGAAGTGATGTTCACGCATCAGCCCGGCCTGCGGGTTGTGATGCCTTCGACGGCGCTGGACCTCTGCGGACTGCTGCGGACCTCGATCCGATGCGATGATCCGGTGATGTTTCTCGAACATAAGCATCTCTATCGGCAACCATACAATCGCGAGCCGTATCCGGGCGCGGATTTCACGATTCCATTTGGCAAAGCGCGCATGGTTCGCGAAGGCAAGGACGTGAGCATCATCACTTACGGAGCAGTGGTTCATCGCGCTGAAGTGGCCGCCGCGGAGCTGGCTCGGCAGGGCACGGATGTCGAGATCATCGACCTGCGGACGTTGAGCCCTTACGATTGGGAAGCAATCGCCCGGTCGGTGCGGAAGACAAATCGAGTGATCGTTGCCTACGAAGATACGCTTTCATGGGGTTACGGAGCGGAAATCGCAGCGCGCATTGCCGACGAGTTATTCGAGGAGCTGGATGCACCAGTTCGCCGCGTGGCAGCGACAGACACATTCTGTGCCTATCAGCCGAAGCTCGAAGATAAGATTTTGCCGCAGACGGAGGATATCGTTAGGGCAGTGCGTGAGCTGATAGCGTTCTGA
- a CDS encoding DoxX family protein yields MHNLERLKPLALLILRVGLGVIFIYHGWPKLITHTHETLQAFPHMGFPSYFAYISGIVELFGGILLIAGLFTRIAALLIAGEMAIAILKVHLPQGGIMAVGNYQFPLACAVGAFALVAVGAGAISLDRAIFKDKA; encoded by the coding sequence ATGCATAATCTCGAAAGATTAAAGCCGCTTGCGCTTCTAATCCTTCGCGTCGGGCTCGGGGTTATTTTCATCTACCATGGCTGGCCCAAACTCATCACGCATACCCATGAGACATTGCAAGCCTTCCCACACATGGGCTTTCCTTCCTACTTCGCTTACATATCGGGAATAGTGGAGCTATTCGGTGGGATTCTCTTGATTGCGGGTCTATTCACGCGAATCGCCGCTCTCCTGATTGCTGGCGAAATGGCCATTGCCATCCTCAAGGTGCATCTGCCGCAGGGCGGCATCATGGCGGTGGGCAACTATCAATTCCCGCTGGCCTGCGCGGTCGGTGCATTCGCTCTCGTAGCCGTGGGAGCAGGTGCAATTTCTCTGGATCGGGCAATTTTTAAGGATAAGGCCTAG
- a CDS encoding sigma-70 family RNA polymerase sigma factor — protein MEPARAKSTDPQASLADNESVLVAAARAGDVNAFESLVTRYERKIFRLAQHITQNTEDAQDVTQEAFLKAFEHLAEFQGNSRFYTWLVRIAVNQALMKLRKRHNKDISLDEEVKTEDSVMPREIEDWGPSPEERYTQRELAEILARVIGELDPPFRTVFQLRDIDELSTEETAEVLGISIPAVKSRLLRSRLKLREKLNRYFQRGVPQ, from the coding sequence GTGGAACCCGCGCGGGCTAAGTCCACTGATCCCCAAGCCAGTCTGGCCGATAACGAATCTGTTCTTGTCGCCGCAGCGAGAGCCGGCGATGTAAACGCGTTTGAATCGCTGGTGACGCGCTATGAGCGCAAGATTTTTCGCCTCGCCCAGCACATCACCCAAAACACGGAAGACGCACAGGATGTCACACAAGAAGCGTTTCTGAAGGCATTTGAGCACCTCGCCGAATTCCAGGGCAACTCGCGTTTTTACACCTGGCTCGTGCGTATTGCGGTGAACCAGGCGTTGATGAAGCTGCGCAAGCGCCACAATAAGGACATCTCACTCGACGAGGAAGTTAAAACCGAAGACAGCGTAATGCCGCGCGAGATCGAGGATTGGGGACCTTCACCCGAGGAGCGGTATACCCAGCGAGAGCTGGCAGAGATTCTCGCCCGCGTGATCGGCGAACTCGACCCTCCTTTCCGGACCGTTTTCCAATTGCGCGATATTGACGAACTTTCCACCGAGGAAACTGCGGAAGTTTTGGGCATTTCCATCCCAGCAGTTAAGTCGCGCCTGCTCAGGTCTCGCCTGAAGCTGCGCGAGAAACTGAATCGTTATTTTCAACGAGGTGTGCCCCAATGA